Within the Balaenoptera acutorostrata chromosome 10, mBalAcu1.1, whole genome shotgun sequence genome, the region taccacatctttatccattcatctgctgatggacatttaggttgtttccatgtcttggctattgtgaatagtgctgctgtgaacgtgggggtgcatgcatctttttgaattacagttttgtccggatgtatgcccaggagtgggattgctgaatcatctggcaactctagttttttgaagaacctccatactgttctccatagtggctgcaccaatttacattcccaaaaacaatgtaggagggttcccttttctccacaccctgtccagcatttgttatttgtacattttttaatgatggccattctgactggtgtgaggtggtacctcgttgtagttttgatttgcatttctctaataattagccatgttgagcatcttttcatgtacctgttggccatctgcatcaACATCCATTCTTGATAAAACAACAAGAGTAACAAAACTCTTAGCAAAGTGGGGATGGAAAGAAAGTTCCTCAAACCGGATAgagggcatctatgaaaacctACAGCTAGCTTCCTACTCAGTGATGAGACAATTGCTTTaacccctaagatcaggaacgagacaagaaTGTCCATGCCCTCCATTTCTAGTTGACATATAACTTGGAGGTTCTGGCCAgcgcagttaggcaagaaaatgaaataataaaagacatccagattggaaaggaagaagtaaaactgtctttattttcagACAACATAGAATTCTGTCTTCAGCCAAACTATCAGTCAAGTGTTGGAGTAGAATAAAGTCCTGCAAGGGACTCAGAAAATTGACCTCCTGAATACTCTTTCTTAGGAAGTTACTTGAAGATGTATTCCACTCAAATAAGGAGGAAaccaagaaaaaggggaaaaggagaggacGTAGAAGGAACAATTCTCACTCTGGTCAGCTGCAGCAAGGAGGGGCCCAGCATGGGAGCTATGTGGCAGGCCTGGAGGACACTCTAGATCAGAGTACGAAGGGGAGCCCATGAAACAAAGAATATTGTAGACCAGAGGGCATTCAAGCTTGAACAGAACTGAAGCtctggaaaagacaaagagaagaagtTATAAAGGCAAAAAACTGTAGGAGAGGCAGTCATCTGTGTAAGGAAGCCAGGACACAGTTGTGAAGCTCACTAAAGTGAGGTGTACATTTAAACAATGTAATGAGAAGGTAAGAAAAAAGAATCTATTTCACCTTAACgtcttaaggattttttttcctaaaagagaCCAGGGATTGGGGCAGTGCCCTCCTGGAGAAGGAAATGGGCCAAAGAGAAGGATATTCTTGGTCTGGCATACTGACATATTCCTAAATGCTTCTCACTGATTCTCACATAATGCTGATTTTGCACACCAAGAGTGTAAAACAAGAAGTGTAGCTGACAGAAGGTTGGATATGGAAGTTAGATGAAGGGCAGCCTAGACCATTTTaagaacaaataacaaaaaactcCTTGATTTCTAGGTATTGTGTTTCAACTCATTTGGTAATGATCCAGAAGAAACTATGAAAACCTGTTTGATAAAAATGGACACAACAAACTGTTTTGCATGAGTACAGCATGGAAAATAGGTGTTTCAACTTAGGAATGCTGGTGGTTTGGTGAGGCAGAAGTTCTGCCTGTTGAGCTTAGAATAGCCTGATGTTCAGTGTCAGCAGAAGACATATTTTGGAGACTGTCTTTGAGAAGTCTTGATGTCTCTCTAGGTGACAttgtcaggcagaaggaaaacacATCTAGAGGAGGACATAGGAAATGACAGCATCATAGAGCAGTTAAATAAGTATAGGATTAAATTATGTCGACTGTGGATGTCACCTAGAAAATACAGTTCTTTTGAATGGTACAGAAGGCAATAGTTGAAAGTGagagggtgggcttccctggtggctcagtggttacgaatccgcctgccaatgcagggggcatgggttcaagccctggtccgggaagatcccacatgccgcggagcaacttagcctgtgcgccacaactactgagcccgtgctctagagcccgtgagccacgactactgagcccacatgcacaactagtgagcccacgcgcctagagcccgtgcttcgcaacaagagaagccacagtgatGAGAACcccacgcaccccaacgaagagtagcccccgctcgccacaactagagaaagcctgcgcgcagcaacgaagacccaacacagccaaaaataaataaataaataaatttattaaaaaggaaaaaaggaaagtgagAGGGTTAGacaagagaatgggaaaaaaatatagatttatCCAAAATCAAAGGTAAATAGTGGACTTAGAATGGGGGATTAGTGGTTAGCTATGTTTTGGAAAGATGTCTGCTAGTCGTTGTTCCTACAGTTGATTCAGGGCAGGTGATGTCAGTGTGCTGAGGGACAGCAAGTGCCAGCAGTCTGAACTGAATGGACCCAATCTCTGTAGACATTTGTTGACTGGCTGCCTTTTTTTCTCCAACAGGAGTGGTGTCAGTCTGCTTTGAGGGGGACAGTGATGGTTACATCAACTTGGTGGCCTACCCTTATGTGGAAAGTGAGACCGTGGAGCAGGATGACACACCAGAGCGGGAGCAACCTCGGCGTAAGCACTCTCGCCGGAGCCTGCACCGGTCAGGCAGTGGCAGTGACCACAGGGAGGAGAAAGCCAGCCTGTCCCTTGAAACCTCAGAGAGGTAAGGGGACGGTGAGCAGGACTGGTGGTTCATGTCTGGTCCTGATATACTCAGAATATCTCTAGAGTCCTGATACATCACGGGGAAGTAGGGCTCAAGGTTGGGGGAAGGTGGCTGATGTTCTTAGGCCACCCACATAGGTGCAGGCTGCCGCCTGTATGTCACATCACCCCAGTGATGCCTCCTTCTGAGTATAGCTGTAGCTAGTCAAGAGAGAATGAAGTTCCCTCAGCTTTTTGGAAACAAGAACACCCtgttttttccagctttgttATGTCTCGCACCCCCAAGACAGAGGTGGAAATGCATTGGTCCACGATGAGGTTCCAGCTCCTTTCTCACCTGCAGGATGTCAGAGCCCAAAGACAATGAGTGGCATCCAGACTAGTGTTCCTTAAGGGTTTGGGTGTCAGATCTCTCTGAGACTCTGATATCAGCTATTAATCCTTTCCCTGAATCTGAAGTTCAGTTTATTGTATTGGAAATTGATTTTTCTTGTAGATTAGGAAAATAGTCTAcaaaggaattatttttcttgatatATCATGCAAAAAAATGTGAACCCCAACAAGGGTGGCCATAATCAAAAGGATAGACAATAAAAGTTttgatgaggatatggagaaattgaaaccctcctacattgctgatgggaatgtaaaatagtgcagccattctggaaaaaaattaggcagtttttcaaaaagttaaacctgGCAACtgcactcctaggtatatgcccaagagaattGAAGGAATATATTCACACataaaacttgtacacaaatgtttatagcagcattattcctaatagccgaaaactggaaacaacctgagtgtccattagttggtgaatggataaattaaatgtggtatatctatacaatagaatattactcagcaataaaaagggatggagtactgacacatgctacaacatggatgaaccttgaaaacatttatgttaaatgaaagaagccagtcacagaaaaccacatattatatggttccatttatataagatgttcagaataggcaaatccatcgTTTCTCTCCAAGAGACAGAAGGCAAAGTCAGTGGATGCCAGGGActgagggggagggatagatgggaagtgactgctaatggtgACAAGGTTtgtttttggggtgatgaaaattcctaaaaattagatagtggtgatgtttTATAACctcatgaatatactaaaaaaaacccaaaacactgaattgtaaaaaaaataaaactaatgtaaataaaaaatgagCTTTTTAAccaaagtgaaattaaaattgtatgattaaattactttatatatatttaatatcacTCAAAAATAAGTTTcagtgagggaattccctggcagtccagtggttaggactcggcactttcactgctgagggcctgggtttgatccctcgtccaggaactaagatcctgcaagccgtgcggcatggccaaaaaaaaaaaaaaaaaaaaaaaaaattcagtgaataGGATTCTCTGTGACTTGACCTAGAAGTTGGAATTGGGACTTTTCTTAGATGTGGCAGCACATAGTTTGTCTCTGACATCAGATCAGATCAGTTTAGCAGCACAGGCTGCACACCCTAGCTCCTTAGTACTTATACCATTTACTCACTTTAATGGGCTCATGCATCTGGGCCCCGTGTCACCCCTCAGGAAGGTCTATGCGTGGCACATTAGACTTGATCCAGGCCTCCCCCACCCTGTGTAGTGAGACCCCAGAGGGTGACTTGTCTGAGCCCCTTAGCAATGGGTATGTTCTTCCTTCTTAGCCCCCAGGAGGCAAAGACTCCAAAGGTGGAGCTGCACAGCCACTCGGACGTCCCTTTCCAGATGCTGGATGGCAACAGCGGTCTGAGTTCTGAGAAGATCAGCCACAACCCTTGGAGCCTGCGCTGTCACAAACAGCAGCTGAGCCGCATGCGCTCCGAGTCCAAGGACCGAAAGCTCTACAGTATCCTTGTTACTGCTTCCCCAGCAGTGCCTGCTACTGGGACCATGACTCCTGTGTCAGGGCACCTACCAGTACCATGGCCAGTGCCCTCTCTGTTCAGGGGCTCGTCTTTTGTTCTCATCTCCCTTTTCCATAggctcttcttcctctttgtccTTCTTATTTTCATCAACATGTTTTTTTCCTGCGTTTTGGGGCTGGTAAGACTGAAGCTTAAACTTGGCAGTCTAGAagagtgctgtccaatagaactgtCTGTGACAATGGAAGTATTCTGAATCTGTGCTGAAATttgtggtagccactagccacactgTAACCGAAATATGGCTGCTGTGACTGAGTTActgaatttttgttatttaattaattaaaatctaaatttaaatcaCCAGGCATGGATAGTGGCTACCATATTTATCAGTGCATGTCTAGAATTGGGGGGGAGGGATGTGTGTGCGCATGCGCATATGTACATGTGTACACGTGTGTATTTCTCCCCTCCCAAaagataataattaaaaagtaatatgttTGATTTTAGTATGTTTTTTCTAAAGATAAACACTATACCTGTGCaatataaaacagttttttaagATACCAGAGGTAAAAAAGTATTATGAAATGGGAATTCTTAAAATCATTTAGTGTTTTCAAGCagtagacaataaataaataatacttactGAGAAACTGAGGGGAAGCATGCTGAGCACTTCATATGTACTTACTCAGTTttcctaagtcttttttttttttttttttttttttaaagagtaacttttttttttttttaatttttatttatttatttatttatttttggctgtgttgggtctctgtttctgtgcgagggctttctctagttgcagcaagcgggggccactcttcatcgcggtgcgcaggcctctcactatcgcggcctctcttgttgcggagcacaggctccagatgcacaggttcagtagttgcggctcacgggcttagttgctccgcggcatgtgggatcttcccagaccagggttcgaacctgtgtcccctgcattggcaggcagattctcaaccactgcgccaccagggaagccccttcctaaGTCTTTTGAGGGAGGAACTGTTATGATTTCCGTTTACAGACGAGTAACTGGAAGCACAGGGTGGTTAAGTGTTGTGCTCAGAGCCAGTGAGTGGCCGAAGCAGGATCCAGTGCTCTCAGGCATTGTGAGATATTTCTGCAACCTTCTTTGAGTTTTACTGTCACTTGTTTATAGGTTATAGCAGGTGATGAGACTAGTTAAAAGccatatttaatgatttttttatgttACTCTTTAAAGAATTAGGGGCTATTAAAATATTCATCATCAGAGTGATGCTGAGGGTCTTATCCTCCAAGACCATGTGATTGCTACATAGTCCCAAATATGGAATTGAGGGCTAGGCTGTGAGCCCTGATGACTTTTGGCAGACATGTGACAGGCCTGTACCTTTAAGATTGTTGCAGACAGGAGATGTAGATGAGGACATGGGTATAAATGCCAGGAGGCCAGGACCACAGAGCCATTTTAAGCAGAAGGTCCTAGAAGTACTAAGGGATAAGTTTAAATATATGGTCCACTGGTTTGAAGTTTAGTCAGAAAATGGCAAGATAGAAATTTAAATCCAGATTTTTCTAAAGATTCCTGTTTGGGAATGTTAAATCTGATTTATCATTTTTGTAGTAGTGCTACAAAGGAAGTTCCTTACTTCTTAGGCCTGAATGAGACACTGGATTGAGCAGGGCCTTGGTTTACTGATGGTGCCAGGGATGTATGTGAAACTGCCAAATCTTCTTTGGTTTATTTATGTATGCCTGCAAGACAgatctaaagaataaaataaaaatgatgatatcaacaaatgtggtatatacatacaatgaaaaattagccataaaaaggaatgaaattttatcacatgctacaatatggatgaaccttgaaaacaattTGCTAAGCGAAagagccagatacaaaaggacaaatattacatgatgccacttacatgaagtacctagaacaggtaaattcatagagacagaaaatagaatagtggttatgggggcaggggaggggggaatgggagttactgtttaatgggtacagtttctaatttctatttgggtagatgaaaaagttttggagattggatggtggtgatggttgcacaataatatgaatgtacttaacaccactgaactgtatacttaaaaatggttaaaatgataaatgttacaatgtattttaccacaacaaaaaatttttttaaagaaataataagccAGTGGTTTGAAATCCACATTTGAGAGTTTGTGAGGTGAATACAGATTACATTAGAGGGGAATGCCTCCTTTTATAGAAAAACTGGATTGTGCTTTTCTGGCTGGGGCTGATGGTGAGTTTGGTGGTTATTCCCCTTGACTGTGGCCCAGAGTTCCTCCTGCTTGAGAACGTGGTGCACCACTTCAAGTACCCCTGTGTGCTGGACCTGAAGATGGGCACCCGGCAGCATGGTGATGATGCATCAGCTGAGAAGGCAGCCCGGCAGATGCGGAAGTGCGAGCAAAGTACGTCGGCTACGCTGGGTGTCAGAGTCTGTGGCATGCAGGTGAGTCATCCTTGGTGAGAGCCTAGGTGCTCCTGCTTGCCTGTTTTGGGTTGCGTGTGTACCTGCCTGCTATCCGAGCCAGGTGTCCTCCTGGCCCACAGTGGTCCAGAATCTCCTCCAAGAGGGTGAGTCCCCTACAGGGTGCGGAGTGTGTTTTTGTAGATATGTTCCCTGAGCCCTCTTATCCTTACCTGGGGACCTTGGTCTGGGCTCCAGTGCAGAACCACTGTGAGAGCCTGTTGCCTTGATATTGGGGCAAGTAAGACTCTTGTCTGTCAGCAAGATAATTCCTAGTTTGAGTCCAGCTGGTCTCCTGGGGCAACTTGGAGGAGGGCTCCAGAGGTAGTGGCAGAAAACCTGTAGGCCTGGTCTCTGCACATTGCTGGCTTTACCACAGGAAAACTTAGGGTGAACTTGGCCTGCCTCCTCCAGTTGTGTAGCGTTGAGCAGAAAATCTCAGGTTGGTCAGAAGTACTTTCCAGATAGTGCCTGCCCAGGGCACCGTGAGGTCATCAGACCTCCCTGGTACTCACCTGTCTGTCTCCTGGGGTTTCAGGTGTACCAGCTGGACACGGGGCATTACCTCTGCAGGAACAAGTACTATGGCCGTGGGCTCTCCATCGAAGGCTTCCGCAATGCCCTCTATCAGTACCTGCACAATGGCCTGGACCTGCGGCGTGACCTTTTTGAGCCCATCCTGAGCAAACTGCGGGGCCTGAAAGCTGTACTGGAGCGGCAGGCCTCCTACCGCTTCTACTCCAGTTCCCTGCTTGTCATCTATGATGGCAAGGAGTGCCGGTCTGAGTCCTACCTGGACCGCCGGTCTGAAATGCGTATCAAGCACCTGGACACAGGGCTCCCTGAGGTGGCACCATCCTGTGGCCCTAGCACCAGCCCCAGCAGCACCAGCCCCGAGGTGGGCCCCTCCTCTCCACCCAAGGTGGATGTCCGCATGATCGACTTTGCACACAGCACATTCAAGGGCTTCCGAGATGACCCCACTGTGCATGATGGGCCTGACCGAGGCTATGTGTTTGGCCTGGAGAACCTCATCAGCATCATGGAACAGATGCGGGACGAGAACCA harbors:
- the IP6K1 gene encoding inositol hexakisphosphate kinase 1 isoform X1 encodes the protein MCVCQTMEVGQYGKNASRAGDRGVLLEPFIHQVGGHSSMMRYDDHTVCKPLISREQRFYESLPPEMKEFTPEYKGVVSVCFEGDSDGYINLVAYPYVESETVEQDDTPEREQPRRKHSRRSLHRSGSGSDHREEKASLSLETSESPQEAKTPKVELHSHSDVPFQMLDGNSGLSSEKISHNPWSLRCHKQQLSRMRSESKDRKLYKFLLLENVVHHFKYPCVLDLKMGTRQHGDDASAEKAARQMRKCEQSTSATLGVRVCGMQVYQLDTGHYLCRNKYYGRGLSIEGFRNALYQYLHNGLDLRRDLFEPILSKLRGLKAVLERQASYRFYSSSLLVIYDGKECRSESYLDRRSEMRIKHLDTGLPEVAPSCGPSTSPSSTSPEVGPSSPPKVDVRMIDFAHSTFKGFRDDPTVHDGPDRGYVFGLENLISIMEQMRDENQ
- the IP6K1 gene encoding inositol hexakisphosphate kinase 1 isoform X2, with the protein product MLDGNSGLSSEKISHNPWSLRCHKQQLSRMRSESKDRKLYKFLLLENVVHHFKYPCVLDLKMGTRQHGDDASAEKAARQMRKCEQSTSATLGVRVCGMQVYQLDTGHYLCRNKYYGRGLSIEGFRNALYQYLHNGLDLRRDLFEPILSKLRGLKAVLERQASYRFYSSSLLVIYDGKECRSESYLDRRSEMRIKHLDTGLPEVAPSCGPSTSPSSTSPEVGPSSPPKVDVRMIDFAHSTFKGFRDDPTVHDGPDRGYVFGLENLISIMEQMRDENQ